From Dromaius novaehollandiae isolate bDroNov1 chromosome 15, bDroNov1.hap1, whole genome shotgun sequence, a single genomic window includes:
- the NIPAL4 gene encoding magnesium transporter NIPA4, translating into MEPLGADGSCSNGSLVTLSCLSHRVVCRVVSDADLADSSHDNVTSDDFWVTELESNYGFYIGLGLAIFSSFLIGSSMILKKKGLLRLVEKGGTRAGDGGHGYLKDWLWWAGLLTMGGGEAANFAAYAFAPATIVTPLGALSVLISAILSSYLLGERLNLLGKLGCMLSIVGSTVMVIHAPEDEEVTTLDEMTSKLREPGFLTYAAILLAVCLLLIFYFAPRYGQSNILIYLTICSIIGAFSVSSVKGLGIAIKGFFADQPVLQHPLTWILVITLVASITTQINYLNKSLDIFNTSLVFPIYYVLFTTIVITTSIILFKEWVTMTVVDIIGTVCGFLTIILGVFLLHAFKDIEISLGNLPQVLQSGEQASVTQDDKNILIDVDNGSIVPEEKPKVFMIYS; encoded by the exons ATGGAGCCGCTGGGGGCCGACGGCAGCTGCAGCAACG GGTCACTGGTTACCCTTTCCTGCCTTTCTCACCGGGTTGTATGCCGGGTGGTCAGTGATGCTGACCTGGCTGACTCCAGCCATGACAATGTGACTTCAGATGACTTCTGGGTAACTGAACTGGAAAGCAATTATGGATTCTACATTGGCTTGGGCTTGGCCATCTTCTCCAGCTTCCTCATCGGAAGCAGCATGATCCTCAAGAAGAAGGGGTTGTTACGGCTGGTGGAGAAGGGAGGCACCAGAGCAG GAGATGGTGGTCATGGCTACCTGAAGGACTGGCTCTGGTGGGCTGGATTGCTAACCA TGGGTGGAGGGGAGGCTGCCAACTTTGCTGCCTATGCGTTTGCTCCTGCAACTATTGTCACGCCACTGGGGGCCCTGAGCGTGCTCATAAG TGCCATCCTGTCTTCCTATTTACTTGGAGAACGGCTAAACCTGTTGGGAAAGCTAGGCTGCATGTTGAGCATTGTGGGCAGCACAGTGATGGTGATACATGCCCCAGAGGACGAGGAAGTCACAACTCTGGATGAAATGACTTCGAAGCTGAGAGAGCCAG GTTTCCTCACTTATGCTGCGATCCTCTTGGCTGTCTGCCTCCTCCTGATCTTCTACTTCGCGCCTCGCTATGGCCAGAGCAACATCCTCATCTACCTCACCATCTGCTCCATTATTGGGGCCTTCTCTGTGTCCTCAGTCAAAGGCCTGGGTATTGCCATCAAGGGCTTCTTTGCTGACCAGCCTGTGCTGCAGCACCCGTTGACTTGGATCCTGGTCATCACACTGGTGGCATCCATCACTACACAAATTAACTACCTCAATAAGTCTCTAGACATTTTCAACACCTCTTTGGTGTTTCCCATCTACTACGTGCTGTTCACCACCATTGTAATCACAACATCTATCATCCTCTTTAAGGAGTGGGTCACCATGACTGTAGTGGACATCATTGGGACAGTTTGTGGTTTTCTCACCAtcattttgggggtttttctACTCCATGCCTTCAAAGACATAGAGATCAGTTTAGGGAACCTACCACAGGTCCTCCAGAGTGGAGAGCAGGCATCAGTCACCCAAGATGACAAGAACATCCTGATAGATGTGGACAACGGCAGCATTGTTCCAGAGGAGAAACCCAAAGTATTCATGATCTACAGCTAG